The DNA sequence AGAATTATTGCCTTCTCCtctgttcttttgtttttaacgTTTCCATGGGAGGAGCAGTCTGCTGTCtgcatttttttaagagattttCGGCAAGCCTGCTAAAGTATGAACACGTTATTGTGTTTCTTGACAGCTTCTACACATCTTAAGCTAAGTTTGTTAGTTAAAATGTTGTGGCGgacaaaaaagttataatatttcaGTTTTCTGGCAAAGATGTTTTAGATCACAGTTGGATAGTAGAAGCATTGATTCATGTTCTTGTCTTCCACAATGCAATACTAGAAATCTCTGGAAGCTTGGTTGCTGTTAGTGTGCCTTAGGTAGGCTACCTCTTAAGAATTGCTCTGACTTTACCCCTGTAGCCTGATGGAATCTGAAAGTTTTGTACTGTATAAACTATAAACTGTTTTGATTATCTACCAATATGTTCTCATCAAAGCTGTGTGAATGCTGATATGAGATCTGCAGAATTGGAGTTGTTTCTGGAAAGGCAATATTTGGACCTCCACTTGATGAATACTGGAAAAAGAAGCTTCAGGAGGAGGCAGCAGGTGCAAAGGAGACTGATGAAAGATCAAGTTAGCATTATGGTGAAGCTTCTCATTTTTGGTCATCTCATAAAGGTTCAAAGTCAGAGCTCACTTTTCCAGCTTTCTTTTTAAGGAAGCTTAAGCGGAAACGTATGTTTTCTAcccttgattttttattttttattttttatttttagaaattggaACGCGGCAAAGCCATATTCATAGGGTCCCAGAATACTGGTGGAATTGTGGAAAGGTAAAATTAGTAATTCCCGACTTTCTGCTTAAGGAGAGAAGATTAACAAGTTTTGTATTttgctcaatttttttattttttatttttttttatctgcaaTGAACACTAGTAGAAATTCGAATGTCTCATCCAAATTATGCCATTAACCTTCTGAAATTTGATTTATACTCTGCAATTCTCCTTACACCATTGATTTCTCGCGGTGATGCTCCCTGATAATGTTCAATCGGGTGGACTATGCCATCGAAAACGCTGGTCCCTCCTTTCCAGCAAGACCCAACATCATGAATCATTCATGATTCAGCAAAATACGGTTTGTAAAGTTGAGAATAAAACCGACGTAAAAGACATGCAATGTATGTATGTCCATACCAATGTTGGCCTTGATTAATTAGGAACTAATTAAAACAATCCTTTTATTACCTATAGAAAAAACAATGCTTTTGTCATTCGTTACTAGGTTAAGGATCGTAAAGAAGTGGGAAGGTAGCAGCAGTACCAGTACTCTTACAAGTTGCAGATCATGAGAATGCAAGGAAGATCAATCCAAAATCGTGTAAAGGTTAGACCACCTTTGTTACATGAACGTACAGAacaatcatgtatatatatagcttggCGTAACTCTCTAACTGCAAAGGTGGCCAGTCACGTATGAACCTTTTGTTTCATACTAGCAGAGAAGCAGGATTATCGATCTTACAAAGTTTTGATCTTTATATCTAGATGACACGTAGCCTAACATAATTACCATAGAATCAATAACATTACAAAAATACAATTGGAAATTCTCTCCCCCACCCaatcgctctctctctcctccccctctctctcccttggTTGATTTGGAgtacaagacaaaacacaaaattctcatctcatcattatacatttttcaaatccatatacaaaatataataaacaattcaacattttcaaatctcaaaataattataatattaaaacataatattttaaactttcaaacaaaacacaaaattttcatctcaccccccaTACCTGCTAGtcgtgctctctctctcccgcctctctctctcctcaagtcAAAACTCAGAttttgtccctctctctctctctctcccccctctccTTGCAACAATAACTTTAGTGTCCTGTGCCTCCAAACTAGATATATGCATGAAATGATTACAACCTAGTATAATCTCTCAAACACATGAAATGTCCCACAAATCACTTGCACTACTTATCATAAATCATCAACCATGTGAAGTAAATTCCCATCATGCTTACTATAGTCTTCTcgtattttaaatatgctaaacATATGAGTTTCAGACTGGAAAGTGAATGGTACCAATTGAGGTGAAACTCTCATGGCTCCATAGAGCTTCATAGAGATCTGTCGACGTGCTGAGGGGAGAGATAGCAACTATGGGGAAGAAAGGGAGAGCCGGGGAtggggagggagggggggggggggacaacTCCATATGAGAGATTATTTCCTCAAGTCAATTCTACTATGATAACATATATCGCTTACGTGTTGACTTcttattggagggtgtaaaatcAAACTTCACACTGCATCCAATTAGAAGGTTTTCTCACCGTAATTATTAGCTATTCATGGGGTGTAACCAAAATTAGACCGGACTTATCCGTCGTGTGTGTTGGTGGCAAGCCAGCTTTGGGCGGGCTTGCCCGTCGTGTGCATGGTCGAGCACTCGATGTTGGTGGCGATGAACACCTGGTGGTGTGGAGCACCACTTGGTCTTGATGGCAATGAAAATCACATGGACTCGTCTTGGGGTTGAGGGTACCACATCGGCATCAAAAACCACCAACGACATGAGTGGTGGCCACTGGTTGCCTTTTCGGCTCGCGGTCAGCTGGTGAAGTGGTCACCATCCAAGCGACAATGTCTTGCACACGATGCGCTCGGTGTTCGCCACCTCCATGGTCGGGGACCATTATGAGGTCGACAAAAAATGCTGACGGTCCATGTGGTGGCTACTCGCACCTTCCCTAGGCGAGCAGCTGGCTGCCGTGAGCCTTTTAGGTGCACGGTGAGGTGCATCCACCTATCGCATTGCGCATGGCCTCTGTGGTCGGAGACCTGCACGACGGGGATAGAGAACGCCAACAGTCCATGCGGTGGCCGTCGGCACGTCTGTTGGGCCCACATCGGGTGGGCAAGGAAGGTCTCAGGTGCACGCAACCATGCCCCCGTTACGCACGGCATCGTGCATGGCACTATGCACTTATGTGCAAAGTGTTCTTGCGGGATTTGTCTACTATGTACCTACGTGTACAGTGTTCCCATGGGATATGTGTTGGATGCATTGTGCACTTACGTGCACAGTGTCCCTACCCTACTCCCATTGTGCCACTGTCTATGCTATGCACAGTGGGTGCAAGTGCTACGTGCACATGCAAGTAAAAATCTATTGCCcaattcttctctctctctctttctctctctctctttttgtcaCCACccaaagtaataaaataatgacaGATGAAAAGGTGAGGGAATCATATATGTTTTTTCAAAGATGACTTCTTAGGTAAGGAAATCCTTCTTCCCCCACTTCCAGtgcaaaaaataattggatGCCACAGACGGTGCCAACTGTTAAGGTCGAAAATTTCACAACAGATCAGAATGGAGGAAAGAAATATCCCCAGTCCACGATGATGATTCGGACATTGATACGACACTCTTCGCGTTCAtccatgaaataataaataaataaaaataaatagagagacATAAAGATTCACGTGGTTCGACATAAAAGCCTATGTTCACGGGATGTTTAGGGGCAAAATCCACTATGATGAGTGATTTAAAAATCTCTCATAGCCTCATATATCTCACAATACAGTAGAATAATTTTAGATTTcgggaggttgaagatgatgcctCCATTAAGAGAATATCTTTTAGAGCCATTGTGCGTGATGGAGTCTATATGTAGGAAGCTCTTGTAGATATGTGGAGATCTCATCCTTATATAGATGTCTATTTCCTTAGAGTAATTAAGTTCAACTTGCCTTATGAACTTCTTCCCTTTTAAGAATCTTTGGGCAAGTTTgggaggtgggatgagacacaaaattcacatctcatctcatctcatcattacacattttttaaatctccatacaaaatataataaacaattcaactttttcaaatctcaatttacatttttcaaatcccaaaacaataataatattaaaacacaatattttaaactctcaaatacaaaattatcatctcacccccaaacctgccctgtCAACTTGCCTTATCCCTTATCAGTTTTATCTCCGGACTAGAttcttgactttatctcttcccttatttTTAACGATGGGTTGGACTCGGTCAATTTTATCCCAATGTCAAAAGCTTGTGGCCTGATTGATATAAACTCATAGCTTCCAAAATAGAGGTCTTGGATTCGAAACACCCCTCCCCAAatgtatatatgaaaaaaaagatcAATTTTATCCCAACATATTGAATCGGTCCGGTTCACCAGTTTTCCAATTTTGTTTTAACTCCTACAGAGAAGAGTGTTTTGTTATTTAGTACAAATCAAGACATGACCGACTCAAAGGTTAGGGCACTTAGGCCAATTGCCTAAGGCCCCACCCTATATAAGgccccaaaaaataaaagtgcagtattttaattttaatttttttagaaaaatatataaatcatttcattaaataaaaatttagatagtttttatatttttcaatgtgtGTAAGTCTCAttatactaaatttaatatttaatacaatgaataatttatatttactatGGTTTTGGACTAAGTTAGAGTTTGACTTAATTGAGTGAGGATTGAGAGACTCCATGGAGGAGTAGAGTTCACTGGGGAGTGAGGAGAAACTCTAGAAAGAGAGTGGAAAATTTACTTCTTAGCCTTCATGAGGATTTAAAATCTTCTCTCCAAATGTCCATCTACTCTCGAAGGTGATGTGCAAATTGTTATTGATGCCATTAATAACGAACCTCCTCATCCACATTGGCAATTAACTCTAATCATAGATGATATCTGCCAAAACTTTCACCCATGTGAAGATTGTAGAGTAATTAAACTACATCGTTCTCAAAATTGATATGCGCACTCAGTGACGCAATAGGTAGCGACAAATTTAAGTTTTGGTTGTATACCCCTTTCTAGTATTCTAGATTGTATCTTATATATAGATAGTGGAAATAATCCTCCTTAAAACTACTTGTAATATGctctattttttaaagtatgtttcattagaaaaaaagaaaaaaaatcttttaaaaatcttGCTACATTGAgacataaattttacaattaggCTTCATTTTAAATcgttgtattaaatataaattcaaaaacttttatttaaagattttatataattttgtttatattaaccCATTTGGatactcatctcatcttatttaatttcaactaataatctcactactatttataagtcatctcaactctcttatctcatctcattttattatctaaatgGGCCCTAAGTTGCTCctgaatcaatatatatatttctagaatagtgatatatatacttacagttttatttatatttttacttaaaaaattaattttgtttatcttattttaaaatttaaattttaaattttaaattttataattttcacttgtggagaagtaagttttttataaattctttttaagtACGTTTGTCATTTATCATATCTAAGGAGGAATCATGATCAACTAGCTAGTATAGGCCGAAgcaagtaattaataataataataataataataatgaacaaATGGTACGAGGGTTGAGTTCGAAAAATCAATGAGCGCGCATTAATTAGTTAGACAATTAATCTTGTGTGCGTAAGATATACatattttcctatatatgtgtatatatatatacataattgaCGTACGTTCTTCCCACCACCAGATCAGGAAATGAGCTGGGATTGAGTACACGTTTCTCCTTATTGCAGCCGTCAGATTGATTGAATCTGAATCCGAAATCCGAGAGGGGAGTAGATGACTGGGTTAAAGAACGAgtccaaaacccaaaaaagttGACCAACCAAGTCCTATAACCCCTGTTTTTACTGTAGAAAGACACCCTGTAATCCCCGAAACAGATTCCCaaccactgtttttttttttttttagttattctttGACAGATGACACTTGTCGCGAGCGAGTCGCCGCACTTTCTGAGTTTTGACAGCAAGATGAATTTCCACGGGGCATGAATCTGTTACGTGGCTGATGTGCAGTAAAAGTCCGAGTTCCTCCACTCAACAATTAATGTGCCAACACGTTCTTGGTTCGATTAATTCATTTTaccaataaaatgaattaattttggGTCTTTGGTTCGATTAATTAAAATCCCAAGGGGGCCGGCCGGGGTCCGTCCGTTCGAGTTTCTGTCATATACAACTAACTACTTGTTGATTATACACATCTATTTCGTCTAATGTAtacatctacatatatatatatatatatatataaagtgttcTAAAAGCGGGCAAAGTTCAGCGCTAGCTGTTCCTATATACCTCCGCGTATGGCCATCTACTTATCAGAGATATATAGAAGCCTTGTTCTTACCTCTGCTCTTTCACTTTCTCTCCGAATTTCGCAGGTTTCCGGTTACATATGTAACAggtaatcattattttatatctctcttttcttttccattcaACGAATCATTAATtacccaaaacaaaacaaaaaaaaaattatccgtacgtcttgtttgtgtttgttttggatGACCACTAATTCTGTTGATCTTTATCCTATAGTTAATCgatatttgatttgtttatcCCGATATCACTCTTCTTGATCCTCTCGAAGtcaaattcttaattttaaGCAATCCGTTTTTCCTCTAATATTCTCTTGTCTTCGATCTGTCGTATTCTAATACGTATGTTAAATGCTTATAAATTCTTAAAACTCATGGTGATCTCTTGCAAACTACGAAATATTATTCACCAGTAACCATGAATTTGGCTGATGATTTCAATCCTAGACAAACACAAAAGGGTCTGCTTCTCTTCTTATCGAAGAAATTAGGATCGAACTATGTCGTCGCACGTACTGAAATATGAAAGAGTCATATTTGTACGTACCGTGTAACTCTCCCATATATTCAGTCTTGATCCTTCTATCTTCAGCAACAAGCAATCAAGCCTCcgctggctggctggctggctggctcTGATCTTATCCCTGGCCTCCACGATATCCTGATCTTCCATTTACGCGTTttctttatctatatatatgtatgtgtgtctGTGCATGTGTCATGTAATTTTGAAGGTTATATAACAAGTACTGTAAATCTAAACAGGAGGTGATGTTGTCTTTTAATTAGATAGCTGCTTTGCTAATTAGAAGATGGAGATTATTTACCAGCCCTACATCGATCCGGAATTCGAATCGCTTATAGAAAGAATCTATCCTCCCAGGTACTATATGTTATTATTAACTGACATGCATCATGTGGAACAGTAAAATATTCATCCTAAATTGACTTCAAGTTCGAGGAAGAAGGGTACTTTTGTCTAgttctttaatcaaattttcGTATTTTACATAAATCAGTACTGATTCACTTTGTTGCTTTGATACTACTGGCGCAGAATTTGTATAGACAATGACGCATGCGAAGACAGCACGCTTGTTAAGGTTCGATTTTCGTGTTTTCTTGGCTGGCGATAGACATGTATTCATTATGAGAAATCCACTTCCACTTTCTctcattttgtttaattttcgaTGGGAGTGGATGCCCGGAAGGCAATACGTTGGAAATTCCAGCCATATATAGTTTGTGTAAACAGCTGAATGCGAGAAATACCATTAATCAGAGTACTGTTGCATGTGTTTTCGATATATGTCCCATAAAATGAAAAGCcataagaatttaattaattaattaagcacatGATATCaggtgtgtgtgagagagagagcagaagCTTTTACTGTCATCATTGATTATACATATCATGATTCATATGTTAGAAGTCCATATTCCCTTTTGGAAACCGACTTTGTTGTCTGGCACCAATGGTGAAAAACTCGTATATAGCTACAAGTCCATATATTAAGCCCGAAACTACCGGAACTGTAAGAACGTAAGGTCAATTACCTAGAAATAATGCAGTTGATTTCAGGGCTCTACTCATGTTTCTCAGGGTCGCAGATCAGCCTTATAATTAAAACCAAGAAAGCGACCTATATATGATAGAaaccctttatttattttgtacatGTTACAGGTTGACAGTGCAAATAAGCACGGGATTCTACTAGAGATGGTCCAAGTCTTGACAGATCTTGACCTTGTTATATCCAAATCGTATATTTCCTCAGACGGTGGATGGTTCATGGACGGTCAGTGCCCACGCATATTTAGTGCCTCTGTTATCCCATTTATTGcttttatcatttatctatATTAGAGAAGACAATATCAAATGCTCAACTTCTTGGCTACATATATTGATGAGTCACCCACGTACTAGAACAGCGCCTGATTCATGTGGATCTTTGGGTTTAATGGTGGTGCAGTGTTCCACGTGACAGACCAGCTCGGAAACAAAATCACCGACGAAAGCCTGATTCTTTACATTCagaaagtctctctctctctctctctctctctctctctctatatatatatatatagacaaacaCACCCCCCTTTCTACCTCGTTTTCATCTAGCTTCTAATTTTCAGAACATTTATTAATTTCTCTTGTTCTAACAGTAGAGACTAACCTGCAGGCACTGTGTCCGAGCAGGAGAGAGCTGAGATCGGACCACGCTTCGACTGAGCAGACGGTTTTAGAGATGACAGCGACTGATCGACCGGGTCTAATGTCTGAGATGTCAGCGGTGCTGCTCGAGCTTGGGTGCAACGTCACCTCCGCCGTGGCGTGGACCCACAACACCCGTGTGGCCTGCATACTCAACGTGGAAGATGGGTTCAAAGGGGGCCCCATTAGAGACCCTATTCGGCTGACCCATGTGGAGGAACAGCTAGGGAACGTGGTGGAGGCCCATCACGGGAAGGCCGGGGAGAGGAGTAGCCTGAGGTTGACGGCTCCTGTGACGGGCCAGACCCATAAGGAGCGGCGGCTCCACCAGTTGATGTATGCGGACAAAGATTATGAGTGGCATCATGGTTGTGATGGGGAGCATAAGGAAAAGAGTTGTGATGTGTCGACCCACGTTTCAATAGAGACTTGCAAGGAGAAAGGGTACTCGGTGGTAAATGTGAGGAGTAGAGACCGTCCCAAGCTATTATTTGACACCGTGTGTGCTCTGACTGACATGCAGTACGTAGTGTTTCATGCAGCGGTTGCCTCCAAGGCCACCATGGCTGATCAGGTACGTACGTTACACGTACCAATTTCTTCTtctaacagtttttttttaataagtaataagaaatttattaatgcaAGTGGATAGTCATAACTcaagtacactagaagtatacaagCTATAAAACTAGTAACTAACAAAGTGATCTAAAAATGAAACATTTAAAGAATTCCCATTCATAACAAAAGTTTACGCCCAAAAACAACGAGTTCAATGATAaaaaacttttctaaattctcctAACGAGCGAGCTCTGTCATCAAAATAGTGTAGATTCCTTTTTAGCTACAAACACCACATTAGACATAGAGATAACATCTTCCAAATATCAGCAATGTGATGACTGCCCATAGATCCTTTCTAATAAGCCAAAATATCCACCACTCTCTTGGATATCACCCAAACAATGCCCGACTTGCTGAGACTCTCATCCCAAAAAGTCTTTGCGACCTCACAATGCAGAAACAAATGATCAATCGACTCCCAATTTTTCTTGAACAAATAACACCATTCCAGGCATATAATACCTCGCTTCttcaaattatttgttattagaATCTTCCTAAGTGACACCAaccaacagaaaaaagaaattttggttAGAACCTTGGATTTCCAaatacacatccaaagaaaTTGATTGACACAATGACACATCAACACTTTATAATAAGAGCTGACAGAGAAATTGAATTTCAAGCGTGTTTCCACAACATTATGTCCTCTCCTCGCTACACCATTTTAATGTCAtaaagtctatttaaaaaatcagtAATAATCAGCACTTCCCAATTATGAACATCTCTAAAAAATCTCACATTCCATTGGGG is a window from the Juglans regia cultivar Chandler chromosome 7, Walnut 2.0, whole genome shotgun sequence genome containing:
- the LOC108985636 gene encoding ACT domain-containing protein ACR1, with the protein product MEIIYQPYIDPEFESLIERIYPPRICIDNDACEDSTLVKVDSANKHGILLEMVQVLTDLDLVISKSYISSDGGWFMDVFHVTDQLGNKITDESLILYIQKALCPSRRELRSDHASTEQTVLEMTATDRPGLMSEMSAVLLELGCNVTSAVAWTHNTRVACILNVEDGFKGGPIRDPIRLTHVEEQLGNVVEAHHGKAGERSSLRLTAPVTGQTHKERRLHQLMYADKDYEWHHGCDGEHKEKSCDVSTHVSIETCKEKGYSVVNVRSRDRPKLLFDTVCALTDMQYVVFHAAVASKATMADQEYFIRHKDGCTLDTEGERHKLSQCLIAAIERRVSHGLRLEICTPNRMGLLSDITRVLRENALSISTVEVGTRGERAVGSFYIKDASGHDHVNPNIVEAVKKESGGSVLAVQKSKEGAPSQAASSSRTSRSITNSGTEDRPRFSLGSLLWSQLERFSGNFGPIRS